A segment of the Pseudomonadota bacterium genome:
ATTGCCAGCTTCGAGCGTTCGCCGGCGCTGGTCGCCTTCGATTCACGCTACGACCGCTACCTGCGCGGTGAAGTGAAGCTCACGGCCGAAGAAGACCAGGGCCGCGTGCTGTTCTTCTCCTCGCTGACCAACTGCACGAGCTGCCATCTCCTCGAGACCACCCATCTCGCCGCGCGCGAAACCTTCACCAACCACCGCTATTTCAACATCGGCCTGCCGGCCAATGCCGCCGCGCGCGCCGCCAACGGCAAGGCGGGCAGCATCGACCATGGCCTCGCCGCCAACCCGGCGGTTGCCGGGCACGGGCAGGACGGCAAGTTCCGCGTACCGACCCTGCGCAACGTCGCGGTCAGCGCGCCCTACATGCACAACGGCGTGTTCAAGCAATTGTCGACCGCGATCTTCTTCTACAACCAGCACCTGGTGAAGAACGCCCACAACGCCATCAACCCCGAGACCGGCCAGCCCTGGGGTCCGCCCGAAGTGCCGGCCACCGTCGAGCACGACCAGCTCGCGCTCGGCCAGCCGCTGGACGACGAACGCATCGCGCTCATCGTCGCGTTCCTCGCCACCCTCACCGACCAACGCTTCGAGCCCTTGTTGAAAAAATGATGCGGCCAAGGCACCTTGGGCCGTCCCGCCCACGCCCCTACGGCCACTACAGGAGTCCGCCATGAGCAAAGTGAAGAAGTACCGCATCAAGGTGCACAAGAGCGCGCTGACCGATCTCAAGCGTCGCTTGAGCAATGTGCGCTGGCCGGAACGCGAGACCGTGGGCGGCTGGAGCCAGGGCATACCGCTGTCGTACATGCGCGAGCTGGTCGACTACTGGCGTGACGAGTACGACTGGAACCGCTGCCAGGAACAGTTGAACGCGCTGCCGCAGTTCATGACCGAGATCGACGGGCTGGACATCCATTTCCTGCACATCAGGTCGCCGCACAAGAACGCCATGCCGATGGTCATGACCCATGGCTGGCCGGGCTCGATACTCGAATTCATGAAGGTCATCGGTCCGCTCACCGATCCGGAAGCGTTTGGCGGACGCGGCGAGGACGC
Coding sequences within it:
- a CDS encoding methylamine utilization protein MauG, translated to MSLSFKSLCRVFVALTVTGLAVAPGAAPAADTALVELGRALFFDVNLSATRQQSCATCHDPARGFVDPRDNGVGGALSLGSDGRALGDRNAPTAAYAALVPPLTRDKAGEYRGGLFHDGRARDLVEQAGQPMLNPLEMQMPDAAAVVARVRENPAYVAALTRHFGAALFEDDAAAFKAVSQAIASFERSPALVAFDSRYDRYLRGEVKLTAEEDQGRVLFFSSLTNCTSCHLLETTHLAARETFTNHRYFNIGLPANAAARAANGKAGSIDHGLAANPAVAGHGQDGKFRVPTLRNVAVSAPYMHNGVFKQLSTAIFFYNQHLVKNAHNAINPETGQPWGPPEVPATVEHDQLALGQPLDDERIALIVAFLATLTDQRFEPLLKK
- a CDS encoding alpha/beta fold hydrolase, coding for MSKVKKYRIKVHKSALTDLKRRLSNVRWPERETVGGWSQGIPLSYMRELVDYWRDEYDWNRCQEQLNALPQFMTEIDGLDIHFLHIRSPHKNAMPMVMTHGWPGSILEFMKVIGPLTDPEAFGGRGEDAFHLVIPTLPGFGWSGKPDQPGWGIERIARAWGQLMARLGYKKWVAQGGDWGSAV